From Dendropsophus ebraccatus isolate aDenEbr1 chromosome 2, aDenEbr1.pat, whole genome shotgun sequence, a single genomic window includes:
- the LOC138784878 gene encoding uncharacterized protein, which yields MKTLTSLALLLTALTVVIDGNSPSKGQLQRSGQAQSVRRRGAISQPVRITQRGRKKSIWSYNPGHRSLAFLVAGEVDTVTPPPVEPGTGEYRCLGCCGDRVTIPGKSTAAPKLSNRVSRILQRSDGPGELGTEPNSINDRCLGCCEESVTPSPVTEERSTQRHLQRGAPTEPQRGAPTGPQRGATAGHQGPRQPQQRPQQPQQGPRQPQQGPRQPQQGPRQPQQGRVNKAPCIPPKCNPDWIYESSSSSEEMPAIRHHGARSRLQSVQLRSGNLCRHLGCRSALGLEIAPDSSSSSEED from the exons ATGAAGACCCTCACATCCTTGGCCCTGCTACTGACTGCCCTGACTGTGGTTATAGATGGGAACAGCCCCAGTAAGGGGCAG TTGCAAAGGTCGGGGCAGGCACAgtcggtgaggaggagaggagccatcAGCCAGCCGGTGCGCATCACCCAACGTGGGAGGAAGAAGAGTATCTGGTCGTACAACCCCGGGCACAGATCCCTGGCATTCCTG GTCGCTGGGGAGGTGGACACGGTCACCCCACCGCCTGTAGAACCTGGGACCGGGGAGTATCGCTGCCTCGGCTGCTGCGGGGACAGAGTGACAATCCCA GGGAAATCTACTGCAGCGCCAAAACTCTCCAACCGGGTCAGCAGGATTCTGCAGCGCTCAGATGGACCCGGAGAGCTGGGAACCGAACCAAACTCCATCAATGACCGGTGCCTGGGCTGCTGCGAGGAGAGTGTCACCCCCAGCCCTGTGACCGAGGAGAGGagcacacagcgccacctgcag AGAGGAGCCCCAACTGAGCCACAAAGAGGGGCCCCAACCGGACCACAAAGAGGGGCTACAGCAGGCCACCAAGGGCCACGGCAACCACAGCAAAGGCCTCAGCAACCACAGCAAGGGCCACGACAACCACAGCAAGGGCCACGGCAACCACAGCAAGGGCCACGGCAACCACAGCAGGGGAGGGTGAACAAGGCGCCCTGTATCCCACCCAAGTGTAACCCAGACTGGATTTACGAGTCTTCCAGCTCAAGCGAAGAG ATGCCAGCGATCAGACACCATGGAGCACGCAGCAGGCTGCAGTCCGTCCAGCTCCGGTCGGGTAACCTGTGCCGCCATCTTGGCTGTAGATCCGCCCTAGGATTGGAAATCGCTCCGGACAGCTCCAGCTCCAGCGAGGAAGACTGA